Proteins encoded in a region of the Stieleria neptunia genome:
- a CDS encoding CBS domain-containing protein, with product MTPNTCARDMMVSNLTTLSPDMDVLEALDVLLQHRISGAPVVDQDDRFLGIFSEKSCIRFVVNAAYEQMPSNNVMAFVDTDPPTIGARTDLLSIAQTFLDASCRRLPVLDSDRRLLGQISRRDVMREVRDHLNKQEPVATGAGLYLSAVTDGVDRPFRAAR from the coding sequence ATGACGCCCAACACCTGTGCACGCGACATGATGGTATCGAACCTGACGACCCTCTCGCCAGACATGGACGTTCTGGAAGCCCTCGATGTGCTGTTGCAGCATCGAATTTCTGGTGCACCGGTGGTCGATCAAGACGATCGTTTTTTGGGGATTTTTTCGGAGAAGTCGTGTATCCGATTCGTGGTCAATGCGGCCTACGAGCAGATGCCTTCGAACAACGTGATGGCGTTTGTCGACACCGATCCCCCGACCATTGGAGCGCGCACGGACTTGCTTTCGATCGCGCAGACGTTCCTGGATGCGTCCTGCCGCAGGTTGCCGGTCTTGGATTCCGATCGGCGGTTGCTCGGTCAAATTTCACGTCGTGACGTGATGCGCGAGGTCCGGGATCACTTGAACAAACAGGAACCGGTCGCGACGGGAGCGGGGTTGTACCTCAGTGCGGTGACTGATGGGGTCGACCGTCCGTTCCGCGCGGCGCGTTAG
- a CDS encoding DUF1559 family PulG-like putative transporter, with protein sequence MKRQSKGFTLVELLVVIAIIGILVGLLLPAIGAVRERMRNVQCLNNLKQLGLATQTFHSNKGRLPYYTNLYGSFAGGSDPAVPGGPVIAPHLKIGGYGVELLPFLDNQPLYERWSLNKFPVISEDDGGGVAAWNELSGATVDVFRCPSSTVSRGRFGYNSYVSNNGSVDSGFNNANPKTFVQIVIDNQSAAGAAFVFNQSENSKNGLFRSGYMGDAIAPAFFAVSGGKMTLEDIRDGQTNTAMFSENLQALAWFQPGFCAGNDMKQISGTGQLDWAQPSATPNPSFANPTIMQAYLRAKFSTGMVWHFEDDRNVPIVPPNPPNYPTVQAVHRINGTLGTTGAQRNDILEMDLSNCRDLARPTSNHSDQVNMVFADGATKSISNTIDYHVYQAILTPNGAKSEVPVPDWIMTDELSQ encoded by the coding sequence ATGAAACGTCAATCAAAGGGTTTCACCCTGGTGGAGTTGCTGGTGGTGATCGCCATCATCGGAATCTTGGTCGGCTTGCTGTTGCCCGCCATCGGTGCCGTTCGCGAGCGGATGCGAAACGTGCAGTGTTTGAACAACCTCAAGCAACTGGGGTTGGCAACCCAGACCTTTCACTCCAACAAAGGCCGGTTGCCGTATTACACGAATCTTTATGGGAGCTTTGCTGGCGGCAGTGACCCCGCGGTTCCCGGTGGTCCCGTGATCGCCCCGCACCTGAAGATCGGTGGCTACGGGGTTGAGCTTCTGCCGTTTCTGGACAACCAGCCGCTGTACGAGCGTTGGTCACTGAATAAATTCCCCGTGATCTCGGAAGACGACGGTGGCGGGGTTGCGGCCTGGAATGAGTTGTCGGGCGCTACGGTGGACGTGTTTCGCTGCCCCAGCAGCACGGTTTCACGAGGCCGATTTGGCTACAACAGCTACGTCAGCAACAACGGCTCGGTCGATTCGGGGTTCAACAATGCAAACCCCAAAACATTCGTTCAAATTGTGATCGACAATCAAAGTGCCGCCGGAGCCGCATTCGTTTTCAATCAGTCCGAGAACAGCAAGAACGGTCTGTTCCGAAGCGGTTACATGGGTGACGCGATTGCTCCCGCTTTCTTCGCGGTTTCGGGAGGCAAGATGACACTGGAGGACATCCGTGACGGCCAGACGAACACGGCAATGTTCAGTGAAAACCTTCAAGCACTCGCTTGGTTCCAGCCCGGATTCTGCGCCGGCAATGACATGAAGCAGATCAGTGGCACCGGGCAATTGGATTGGGCACAACCGTCCGCCACGCCCAATCCGTCGTTCGCCAATCCGACGATCATGCAAGCTTACCTGCGGGCGAAATTCTCCACGGGGATGGTGTGGCATTTCGAAGATGATCGCAATGTGCCGATTGTTCCACCGAACCCGCCAAACTATCCGACCGTTCAAGCGGTGCACCGGATCAACGGGACATTGGGGACCACGGGTGCCCAGCGCAATGACATCTTGGAAATGGATCTCAGCAATTGCCGCGATCTTGCGCGACCGACTTCCAACCACTCCGATCAAGTCAACATGGTGTTTGCCGACGGAGCCACCAAGTCGATCTCCAACACCATCGACTATCACGTCTACCAGGCAATCCTGACGCCCAACGGGGCCAAGAGCGAAGTGCCGGTGCCGGACTGGATCATGACCGACGAGTTGTCACAGTAG
- the mfd gene encoding transcription-repair coupling factor — translation MSIASPLGTQRLHEIVDLLDEQARVSEVIAACSPGDQLAFSGVWGSLRAVLAAAAARRCPNVLMLLPQAADADVVAGDAIAFGIADSVALPLSVGRSGKHALADSDLAERLQVLQKLRGRAPDDTAPLLVTAYIGGAIQLVPTPAQLEASTRSLAVGDEIAMDEVARWLDQSGFVATTAVQLPGEYATRGGLMDIFSVDQSNPIRVEWFGDEIESIRKFDLGSQRSVESIGEVEITAVGADDQTSEDSLHDIEMGPITDYLPDDTLVILVDPHDSKLSAETLLGRTDDHSHFTDFNALLASMAHLKVVTAALLNEGAETTIDLQSTSADGFALALEETQTRIDTVAADHEILLVGDTPSDSQRLMELLAETEAARSGHIKPAVAQISGGFRLAAAKRLVLTGAELFHRSPVRRGKTRAPGKPITATMQLEAGDLVVHLSHGIGLYRGLDHIEKNGQHVEHLVIEYDGGSKIYVPASRIGLIQRYVGGTKNRPKLAKIGGQAWVRQKKAAESAVTDMASELLELQAKRTGRQGIAFDPDHIWQQQFDASFPYQETPDQVTAIADCKDDMELAKPMDRLICGDVGFGKTEVAMRAAFKAVTSGYQVAVLVPTTVLAEQHFHNFRNRMAEFPVRIEKLSRFCTAAEQRQTLKDLRAGKVDIVVGTHRVAGKDIAFSNLGLVVIDEEQRFGVGVKERLKNKHSNVDVLTLSATPIPRTLHMALVGVRDISNLETPPAERRSVETVVTRWDDKLIRSAIVRELNRGGQIFMVHNRIGDMERVVEKIRNIVPEIRIVIGHGQMAEGELEQVMVDFIEHKYDMLLATTIIESGLDIPNANTIFIDDADHYGLSDLHQLRGRVGRYKHQAFCYMMVAPHKHLSPEASKRLRAIEEFSQMGAGFAISMRDLEIRGAGNLLGSQQSGHIAAIGYEMYCQLLEDAVRQMQNLPPALSADVDIDLPIEAYLAPDYVPDLRHKIDLYRRIAKIESADEIGLIREELLDRFGPLPEAAERMLELAELRLDAAAWQIASITSDARFIVLHYTQRRRVDLLAKHSKYPVRIVDAKRAYIPLRPQKKPGSKKQPPKNYPEIDIDDPTGGGYLKLARGVLG, via the coding sequence TTGTCCATCGCCAGCCCCCTCGGAACGCAGCGTCTACACGAAATCGTCGACCTGCTGGACGAGCAGGCGCGGGTCAGCGAAGTGATCGCGGCGTGTTCGCCGGGAGACCAGCTGGCATTTTCGGGGGTCTGGGGATCGCTGCGGGCGGTGTTGGCCGCGGCCGCCGCGCGACGCTGCCCCAACGTGTTGATGCTGCTGCCCCAGGCGGCCGACGCCGATGTCGTCGCCGGCGATGCGATCGCGTTCGGAATCGCCGACTCGGTCGCGCTGCCGTTGAGCGTGGGGCGGTCCGGCAAACACGCGTTGGCCGACAGCGATCTGGCCGAGCGGTTGCAAGTGTTGCAAAAGCTGCGCGGGCGCGCCCCCGACGACACCGCCCCGTTGCTGGTGACCGCGTACATCGGCGGGGCGATCCAATTGGTGCCCACCCCGGCTCAGCTGGAAGCGTCCACCCGCAGCCTGGCCGTGGGGGACGAAATCGCGATGGACGAGGTCGCCCGGTGGCTCGACCAGAGCGGGTTTGTCGCGACCACCGCCGTGCAATTGCCGGGCGAGTATGCGACGCGGGGCGGGTTGATGGACATTTTTTCGGTCGACCAATCCAACCCGATTCGGGTCGAATGGTTCGGAGATGAAATCGAATCGATTCGCAAGTTCGACCTGGGCAGCCAACGCAGTGTCGAATCGATCGGCGAGGTCGAGATCACGGCGGTCGGCGCGGACGATCAGACGTCTGAAGATTCCCTGCACGACATCGAAATGGGGCCGATCACCGATTACTTGCCCGACGACACGTTGGTGATTCTGGTCGACCCCCACGACAGCAAGCTGTCGGCCGAAACCCTGCTCGGGCGAACCGACGACCACAGCCATTTCACCGATTTCAATGCGTTGCTGGCGTCGATGGCGCACCTGAAAGTGGTCACGGCGGCGCTGCTGAACGAAGGTGCCGAGACGACGATCGATCTGCAGTCGACCAGCGCCGACGGTTTTGCACTGGCGCTCGAAGAGACGCAAACGCGGATCGACACGGTCGCCGCCGACCACGAAATCCTGCTGGTCGGTGACACGCCCTCGGACAGCCAGCGGCTGATGGAATTGTTGGCCGAAACCGAGGCCGCGCGGAGCGGACACATCAAGCCGGCCGTCGCTCAGATCAGCGGCGGATTCCGGCTGGCCGCCGCAAAGCGTTTGGTGCTGACCGGCGCCGAACTGTTCCACCGCAGTCCGGTTCGACGCGGCAAGACCCGCGCTCCCGGGAAACCGATCACGGCAACGATGCAGTTGGAAGCGGGCGACTTGGTCGTTCACCTCTCACACGGCATCGGACTCTACCGCGGACTCGATCACATCGAAAAAAACGGCCAGCACGTCGAGCATCTGGTGATCGAATACGACGGCGGTTCCAAAATCTATGTCCCCGCCTCGCGGATCGGTTTGATCCAACGCTACGTCGGCGGCACCAAGAACCGTCCCAAGCTGGCCAAGATCGGCGGGCAAGCGTGGGTTCGACAGAAGAAAGCGGCCGAGTCGGCGGTGACCGACATGGCCAGTGAGTTGCTGGAATTGCAAGCCAAACGGACCGGTCGACAAGGCATCGCGTTTGACCCCGATCACATCTGGCAACAGCAATTTGACGCCAGTTTTCCTTACCAGGAAACACCCGACCAGGTCACCGCGATCGCCGACTGCAAAGACGACATGGAACTGGCCAAGCCGATGGACCGCTTGATCTGTGGCGACGTCGGATTCGGCAAAACCGAAGTCGCCATGCGGGCGGCGTTTAAAGCGGTGACCAGCGGCTACCAGGTCGCCGTGTTGGTGCCGACGACCGTGTTGGCCGAACAGCATTTTCATAACTTCCGCAATCGGATGGCCGAGTTCCCCGTCCGCATCGAAAAACTCAGCCGGTTTTGCACCGCGGCCGAGCAACGCCAAACGCTGAAGGATCTGCGGGCGGGAAAGGTGGACATCGTCGTCGGCACCCACCGCGTGGCCGGCAAAGACATCGCGTTCTCGAATCTGGGACTGGTGGTCATCGATGAAGAACAGCGGTTCGGCGTCGGCGTCAAGGAACGCTTGAAGAATAAACATTCCAACGTCGATGTCCTGACGCTTTCGGCGACCCCGATCCCGCGAACGTTGCACATGGCGTTGGTCGGCGTTCGCGATATCAGCAATTTAGAAACACCGCCGGCCGAACGCCGCAGTGTCGAAACCGTCGTCACCCGCTGGGACGACAAACTGATTCGCAGCGCGATCGTACGCGAGCTGAACCGTGGCGGCCAGATCTTCATGGTGCACAATCGGATCGGTGACATGGAGCGGGTGGTCGAGAAGATTCGAAACATTGTTCCCGAGATTCGGATCGTGATCGGACACGGTCAAATGGCCGAAGGCGAACTGGAACAAGTCATGGTCGACTTCATCGAACACAAGTACGACATGTTGCTGGCGACCACGATCATCGAAAGCGGGTTGGACATTCCCAACGCCAACACGATCTTCATTGATGATGCCGACCACTACGGATTGAGCGATCTGCACCAGTTGCGTGGCCGCGTCGGACGGTACAAACACCAGGCGTTCTGCTACATGATGGTGGCGCCCCACAAACACCTGTCGCCCGAAGCGAGCAAACGTCTGCGGGCGATCGAGGAGTTCAGCCAGATGGGAGCCGGGTTCGCGATCTCGATGCGCGACTTGGAAATCCGTGGCGCGGGAAACCTGCTCGGCAGCCAGCAGAGCGGGCACATCGCCGCGATCGGCTACGAGATGTATTGCCAGTTGCTCGAAGACGCCGTCCGCCAGATGCAAAATCTGCCGCCGGCCTTGTCCGCAGACGTCGACATCGACCTGCCGATCGAAGCCTATCTGGCACCGGACTATGTTCCCGATTTGCGACACAAGATCGATCTCTATCGCCGGATCGCGAAAATCGAAAGCGCCGACGAGATCGGATTGATTCGCGAGGAGTTGTTGGACCGATTCGGCCCGCTGCCCGAGGCGGCCGAGCGGATGCTGGAGTTGGCCGAACTGCGACTCGATGCCGCCGCTTGGCAGATCGCGTCGATCACCAGCGACGCACGGTTCATCGTGCTGCACTACACCCAGCGTCGCCGCGTCGATCTGTTGGCCAAACATTCGAAGTACCCGGTGCGGATCGTCGACGCCAAACGCGCCTACATTCCGCTGCGGCCGCAAAAGAAACCGGGATCCAAGAAACAGCCGCCGAAGAACTATCCCGAGATCGACATCGACGATCCGACCGGCGGCGGGTATCTGAAGCTGGCGCGCGGCGTGTTGGGGTAG
- a CDS encoding TolC family protein yields MATKQTLRKVRTSRTGTSGKRNRFAAALLSASLAALTGLSAIGCHRQYYRKQADQEVHCLLQEKTSHLARRPNADLGIDVDRRSRMYNPFDLDFQPMPMDDPASHRYMQCVDGRRGYPMWDAAGFTNSVENPDWWQFLPLNEDGVLVINADTAVQIALLHSTEYQQQLETLYLSALDVSSERFQFDTQFFGGSGAFYDMTGGGDSSELGVGATGLSFNRAFTTGGSLVAGVANSIVWELSGNNTQSASSLMSFELFQPLLRQAGRDKVMTRLTLAERALLANIRSFERFRRSFYLNVTVGRGLESQVRRSGGVFGVGLSGFTGLGSGLVGGVSTGGGGFGGVQDAGGFMGLLQDQLQIRNLEENIARLSENQLVLENTLIELLTTIPDDPQEIVSQRLQVAQQKSALLNSQSQLVTRQAAYQASLDRFMGTLGLPPYICARIQDPLLERFELIDRDLRSRREQLIQLRSTVGELNLTLLGETESGTDPDTGLPVSRLSWTPTVEETVGQLQAELQPLEAFLAELQQDDAPKVATDIENLAETIPLRIKQNDQLLELYETERENICTLLQVDKIDESVFDVSELATLQTYLGNSYDALMGRLDSYRANLATINASLDRFLKEGPQGETPTELSKKIREELILATQDLLSDLGDDILTMQLIQARARTESALLPDVNIQPAEAFEIARRNRRDWANARAALVDSWRAIEFIADDLESSLDIRVSGGVGTAAGENNPFALRGKSSTLSVGLEWDAPITRLQERNTYRQSLIEFEQAKRGYYEFEDSIWLLLRAQVRQLQVNRVNFEYGRQAVRIAASQIELNGDIRELRDARGLSSGPTAARDTISALGDLLDAQNSLLNIFVNYEVIRRGLDLDLGTMELTPEGLWIDPGPIDPEYLLSLPGTTTEAVPGGDCSRCGIRIKNQPQPPDFRGVYINEPALLEINQVGFEETP; encoded by the coding sequence GTGGCTACAAAACAGACCTTGCGCAAAGTGCGAACGAGCCGGACCGGGACCTCGGGCAAACGAAACCGCTTCGCCGCGGCGCTGCTCAGCGCGTCGTTGGCAGCCCTCACCGGGTTGAGCGCGATCGGATGCCACCGCCAGTACTACCGCAAACAGGCCGACCAGGAGGTCCATTGCCTGTTGCAGGAGAAAACCTCCCATCTGGCACGGCGACCGAATGCCGATTTGGGGATCGATGTCGACCGACGCAGCCGGATGTACAACCCGTTCGACCTGGATTTTCAACCCATGCCGATGGACGATCCGGCGTCGCATCGCTACATGCAGTGCGTCGACGGGCGTCGCGGCTACCCGATGTGGGACGCGGCGGGATTCACCAATTCGGTCGAGAACCCGGACTGGTGGCAGTTCTTGCCGCTCAACGAGGACGGTGTGCTGGTGATCAACGCCGACACGGCGGTGCAGATTGCGCTGCTGCATTCGACGGAGTATCAGCAACAACTTGAGACGTTGTATTTGTCGGCGCTTGATGTCAGCAGCGAACGATTCCAGTTCGACACGCAATTCTTTGGTGGCAGCGGCGCGTTCTATGACATGACCGGTGGGGGCGACAGTTCCGAACTAGGAGTCGGCGCCACCGGCCTCAGTTTCAATCGGGCGTTCACGACCGGTGGAAGTCTGGTGGCCGGAGTGGCCAACAGCATCGTCTGGGAACTCAGCGGCAACAACACGCAAAGTGCGAGTTCGCTGATGAGCTTCGAGCTGTTTCAACCGCTGTTGCGACAGGCCGGTCGAGACAAGGTGATGACACGGTTGACGCTGGCCGAGCGTGCCCTGTTGGCCAACATTCGATCCTTTGAACGATTCCGACGCAGCTTTTACCTGAACGTCACCGTGGGCCGAGGACTGGAAAGTCAGGTCCGCCGGAGCGGTGGTGTGTTCGGTGTCGGACTGTCTGGCTTCACGGGGTTGGGCAGTGGTTTGGTCGGTGGTGTGAGCACCGGTGGTGGCGGCTTCGGCGGTGTTCAGGATGCCGGCGGGTTCATGGGGTTGCTGCAGGATCAACTGCAGATCCGCAACCTGGAAGAGAACATCGCACGGTTGAGCGAGAACCAGTTGGTGTTGGAAAACACGCTGATCGAATTGTTGACGACGATTCCGGATGACCCCCAAGAGATTGTCTCGCAACGATTGCAGGTCGCCCAACAAAAGAGCGCCCTGTTGAATTCACAAAGCCAGCTCGTGACGCGACAAGCGGCCTACCAAGCCTCGCTGGATCGATTCATGGGCACACTCGGTCTGCCGCCTTACATCTGCGCACGGATCCAAGACCCGCTGTTAGAGCGTTTTGAACTGATCGATCGCGACTTGCGTTCACGACGCGAGCAACTGATTCAACTGCGCAGCACCGTCGGCGAACTCAACCTGACGTTGCTCGGTGAAACAGAATCAGGGACCGATCCGGATACGGGACTGCCGGTTTCAAGGCTGTCTTGGACGCCGACGGTTGAGGAGACGGTCGGTCAATTGCAGGCCGAACTGCAGCCACTGGAGGCATTCCTCGCGGAGCTTCAGCAGGATGACGCGCCGAAGGTGGCAACCGACATCGAAAACCTGGCCGAAACGATTCCGTTGCGAATCAAACAGAATGATCAATTGCTCGAACTCTACGAGACCGAACGGGAGAACATTTGCACGCTTCTTCAGGTCGACAAGATTGACGAGTCCGTGTTTGACGTCAGTGAACTCGCGACCCTGCAGACCTACTTGGGGAATTCTTATGACGCCTTGATGGGGCGGTTGGATTCGTACCGGGCGAACTTGGCGACCATCAATGCCTCGCTCGATCGATTCTTGAAGGAGGGGCCCCAAGGCGAAACACCGACCGAGTTGTCCAAGAAGATCCGCGAAGAGCTGATCCTGGCGACGCAGGACCTATTGTCTGACTTGGGCGATGACATCCTGACGATGCAACTGATTCAGGCTCGCGCCCGCACCGAAAGCGCGTTGCTGCCGGATGTCAACATCCAGCCCGCCGAGGCCTTTGAGATTGCTCGGCGGAATCGTCGCGATTGGGCCAACGCTCGGGCGGCACTGGTCGACAGCTGGCGCGCGATCGAGTTTATTGCCGACGACCTGGAAAGTTCGCTGGACATTCGCGTCAGCGGCGGTGTCGGAACCGCGGCGGGGGAGAACAATCCCTTCGCACTCCGCGGAAAGTCGAGCACGTTGAGCGTCGGACTGGAATGGGACGCTCCGATCACGCGACTGCAAGAACGCAACACCTATCGGCAGTCGCTGATCGAATTTGAACAAGCCAAACGTGGATATTACGAATTCGAAGACAGCATTTGGTTGTTGTTGCGGGCACAAGTCCGCCAGTTGCAAGTCAACCGCGTGAACTTTGAATACGGACGCCAGGCGGTTCGCATTGCGGCCTCGCAAATCGAGTTGAATGGAGACATTCGCGAACTCCGCGACGCCCGCGGACTCAGCAGTGGACCGACCGCGGCTCGCGATACGATTTCCGCACTCGGCGATTTGCTGGACGCCCAGAACTCGTTGCTCAACATCTTCGTCAACTACGAAGTGATTCGCCGCGGATTGGACTTGGATCTGGGAACGATGGAACTAACGCCCGAAGGGCTGTGGATCGATCCCGGTCCGATCGATCCAGAATACTTGCTGTCGCTGCCGGGAACGACCACCGAAGCGGTCCCCGGTGGAGACTGCAGCCGTTGTGGCATCCGGATCAAGAACCAGCCCCAGCCGCCAGATTTCCGCGGCGTCTACATCAACGAACCCGCGCTGTTGGAAATCAACCAGGTCGGTTTCGAAGAAACACCGTAG
- a CDS encoding type I phosphomannose isomerase catalytic subunit, with protein sequence MFEKESPYPLQFRPLIKQTLWGGCKLGQLLGKPIGDEQNYAESWEIVDHGQDQSVVENGPLAGQTLSGLIQNDAAWTLGSSSKEAKFPLLLKYLDCNRVLSVQVHPDDAYGATMEVPDRGKTEAWYVVDAEPESLIYAGLKSGVDRDALAAAMAAGETDRVLHSFHPSRGDCVFIPAGTVHALGAGLVIAEIQQSSDTTFRLFDWNRVGADGNPRPLHIEQSLAVTDYESGPVEALQSDPSASGWQQLVACDKFVLSSLENGSGVVGGDGRFHILTVPIGTATLTTDDASIQLRRGQSLLLPAAMPECSIAVHADSTVLRAE encoded by the coding sequence ATGTTTGAGAAAGAATCTCCGTATCCCCTCCAATTCCGCCCCCTGATCAAACAAACCCTCTGGGGAGGCTGCAAGTTGGGGCAGTTGCTGGGAAAACCCATCGGCGACGAACAGAACTACGCCGAAAGCTGGGAAATCGTGGATCACGGCCAGGATCAGAGCGTGGTCGAGAACGGTCCACTGGCCGGCCAAACCCTCTCTGGGCTGATTCAAAATGACGCAGCCTGGACGTTGGGATCATCGTCCAAGGAAGCCAAGTTTCCGCTGCTCTTGAAATACCTGGACTGCAATCGTGTGCTCTCGGTCCAAGTCCACCCCGACGACGCCTACGGGGCGACGATGGAGGTCCCCGACCGCGGCAAGACCGAAGCCTGGTACGTGGTCGATGCCGAACCCGAAAGCCTGATCTATGCGGGCCTGAAATCGGGTGTCGATCGCGACGCCCTGGCCGCCGCGATGGCCGCCGGCGAAACCGACCGCGTGCTGCACTCCTTTCATCCTTCACGCGGTGATTGCGTGTTCATTCCGGCGGGGACCGTCCACGCCCTGGGCGCCGGTTTGGTGATCGCGGAAATCCAACAATCCAGCGACACGACGTTCCGACTGTTCGACTGGAACCGGGTCGGCGCCGACGGAAACCCGCGGCCATTGCACATCGAGCAATCGCTGGCGGTCACCGATTACGAATCCGGTCCCGTCGAAGCACTCCAGAGCGACCCGTCGGCCTCCGGTTGGCAACAACTGGTCGCCTGTGACAAGTTCGTGCTCTCGTCGCTGGAAAACGGCAGCGGGGTCGTCGGCGGTGACGGACGGTTTCACATCCTGACCGTCCCGATCGGAACCGCGACGTTGACGACCGATGACGCATCGATCCAGCTACGGCGGGGACAGTCCCTGTTGTTGCCCGCGGCGATGCCCGAATGCTCGATCGCCGTCCACGCCGATTCGACGGTGTTGCGGGCCGAGTGA
- a CDS encoding cysteine desulfurase family protein: MIYLDFNRTTPLAPSVLEAMQPYWSTHYMLPGQEHAHAHAVGEALEGARESIAAMAGCESFEIVFTSGGTEANNLAILGLLGAAEPGHVLVSQLEHESVLGPLSGLPRRDPRWTIETIPCAPSGIISPLKVEAMLRADTRLVCLQGANAIVGTIQPVREVADRCHNRGICVHCDATQMFGKVPVDVKHLRADTVAISGHKFYGPKGSGAIYVRRGLQLDPITFGEPREMGLRPGAENIPGCIGLGAAASLAERYCVEANDQLAELRDHFVDHLSEQLPTPPLVLCEASPRLPNTVALELPGDARRIHDSARELALATAQAHSPPDEFTRSLRAIGRSDSQIGRTLRVSLGWTTSNEQVERAASLIAEAFDS, translated from the coding sequence GTGATTTATCTCGACTTCAATCGTACCACGCCCCTGGCGCCCTCGGTCCTCGAGGCGATGCAGCCGTATTGGTCGACGCACTACATGTTGCCCGGCCAAGAGCACGCGCACGCCCACGCGGTCGGCGAAGCACTGGAGGGTGCGCGGGAAAGCATTGCGGCGATGGCCGGTTGCGAGTCGTTCGAAATTGTTTTCACCAGCGGCGGAACCGAAGCGAACAATTTGGCGATCCTGGGACTACTCGGGGCCGCCGAACCGGGACACGTGTTGGTCAGCCAATTGGAGCACGAGTCCGTCTTGGGCCCCCTGTCCGGTTTGCCCCGGCGGGATCCCCGCTGGACGATCGAGACAATTCCCTGTGCGCCCTCGGGCATCATCTCGCCGCTGAAGGTCGAAGCGATGCTGCGGGCCGACACGCGTCTGGTTTGTCTGCAAGGTGCCAATGCGATCGTCGGAACGATTCAACCGGTCCGTGAAGTCGCCGACCGCTGTCACAACCGCGGCATCTGTGTCCACTGTGACGCGACCCAGATGTTCGGCAAAGTCCCGGTCGACGTCAAACACTTGCGCGCCGACACCGTTGCGATCAGCGGTCACAAGTTTTACGGCCCCAAGGGATCCGGCGCGATCTATGTCCGCCGTGGTTTGCAACTGGACCCGATCACCTTTGGCGAACCGCGTGAGATGGGATTGCGTCCGGGAGCCGAGAACATCCCCGGCTGCATCGGCCTGGGCGCCGCGGCAAGTCTGGCCGAGCGTTATTGTGTCGAAGCCAACGACCAATTGGCCGAACTCCGCGACCACTTTGTCGACCATTTGTCAGAGCAACTGCCGACCCCGCCGCTCGTGCTGTGCGAAGCTTCACCGCGATTGCCCAACACCGTTGCGTTGGAATTGCCCGGGGACGCGCGGCGGATCCACGACTCGGCCAGAGAATTGGCCTTGGCGACCGCTCAAGCGCATTCACCGCCGGACGAGTTCACGCGGTCCCTGCGCGCGATCGGACGCAGCGATTCTCAAATCGGTCGCACCCTCCGCGTCTCGCTCGGTTGGACGACCAGCAACGAACAAGTCGAACGCGCCGCAAGTTTGATCGCCGAAGCGTTTGATTCGTAG